In the Hermetia illucens chromosome 1, iHerIll2.2.curated.20191125, whole genome shotgun sequence genome, ggcaggatgaatatcgaggtgtgtaaggcttcatcctgctgtcttgttggtaaaacttgcgcgtctggtgcggatgttgcctgtacttttcgagttcacagacctgttggttctcccaggctttttttccatctgtgaagtcccttctccgctcgccgcagttcgtgataagtctccgcgcgtacacgcgtcctttgagaatgcaacattactcggtatgcagcattcttctgttccgtccctagtttacattcatcgtcaaaccagtcgttccgactctttttgcggctggggccaagtatgtttctggccgtatttatgataacgttcttcaggtgattgtgaagatcatttgttgatgctgatgttgatctccaggatctctgttgactgcggttattgcggcatccatttccctcttataggtgtcgtggagggctgtgttgtggatggcttcagtgttaactcttacctgattgtcagaggggatactgggtgtgttgttattcgagtttggagcaccatgccaacgagatagtgatccgagtctatattggccccctgtatgctttggcattcatcaaggctgagaggtggcggcgttcgatcaagacgtggtcaattaggttgaaagtggtctcgtctggcgaggcccacgtatgtttatggaccgttttccgcgcaaaccaggtacttccaacaaccatttcgtgtgacactgctaattggataatccgcagtccgttatcatttgtattttggtgtaagctatgggaaccaacgtttcacctgaatacgggctccttccctacttggctgttaaaatccccaagtataattttgatatcatatctgggacaggcttcgagggttcgttctactgccccgtagaaggtatccttctccgattctgcagtctcgtctgtaggggcgtgaacgttaatgaggcttatatttctacacttgcctcgcaagcgcagagtggctgactaagaaacctactccgagcacatggtttactggatggtcactatattatatgtgtagcggctcttcgccaggaaaccggtccctgtccaacgcatctcctgtaacgctgttacatcagccctgtattgggacaaggtatcggcttaTCAGGgtcttctctgtacagggagcgcacgttccatgagaaaatgcgtaaatcgtgtGAATGAGTACTGTGCAAAATTCCAAAATGGTTGGTACAGCAATTTTTTACTTATGGCGTACACGGAGTTCAAAAATAGCAAGTTtcaaaaaaacacatttaaagttTTGCACATTAAAAGACCCGGCCTCGAGCAACAAACTCCCAAATCCTTCTAGCTTCGTCAATTACACTCTGATCGCATTGAAATTTTGAAGCAATATTTTTGAGATGTCATgtattcattttcaaaaataagcaAAAAATCCAAGGAAACAACTTTAAATACCCCCTTAatgggggtttccagccaatttctaaaaaataaaataaaaaaatatgtattattACTAATTCTATTTAAATCGGCATCGGGATAGAGGGTGTTTTGTGGCCTAGGCATCTTATAATCGCAGCCTCGTGATTTGAGTCAGATTTATTGAGTTGGatggcttctgagaatgggtccgtgaaaggaatAATCGTTTTTCAGCCCCTGCACTCCCCCGTTTTTAATTAAATCTCAGAACTGATtatagctttggaaagtactatgcaagacctctcatttgatatgccatatgactatattcggtgaaaaagattGTACACTCCCTTTTACGTGTACGGAGATCTCCCTTAAACTCCACGTGGTACAATGTAACTCTCTGCGTGCGAGGGAGTTCTCAGATCCcgcttttctaccaaatttcgtatcaataggagtaaccgtttctgaaaaaatggGACAGACAgtctgtgaggagttgccagatctcctatTAGGTGCgttccttcgtgcggataagctGCTCGGGGAATGCGTAtgaatatgtatatgcattggcATGTTCATGCGTAGGTTGGCTAGGTGGGTTGAAAACTCCGGGACACAAAAGTGGCTATGGGAAGGTTATCTTGAGTAATAAATCAATATGGACAAAAAGGGAAGGTGTAAACTCCAAGGCGGAAAAAGACCCGGACCAAAGGAAACAAGAATATAAGTTACTCTAAAGAGCAAGGCTGCGGAACAGAAATCCGACCCTGAAGAGCTATTTACATTTTGCTTGTAGCGAAAATTGTGGAGTTGTTGGAATTCATCAGAGACAAACATAATGTGCGCCAAGCAACCtagaatttggtgagaactttTAGGGTTCTATATAACAAATCGCAAGAAGATGTGAAAGAATTAAAGAAGAGCCATAAAATTACTCTGTGGATGGGCAGAGAACGGAGTTATCTAGGAcacaaacaacaaaataaaacGTACGGCGTGTCGCCCACTTTAAGGAACGCGCCTAAAAGCACGGTAGGCAGAAAATAGATGTGCGATCAGGAGGTATATGACGATTGGACTAAGGTTGGGctgaaaaacctaaaaagaagaagaagagaatgagGATTCATCCCGAGATGATCATCATCTCAAACACGGGTAGTATGCCTGACTCAGGAAAGAAGGGTGAAAGCTACCCTTGATCTCAAAGATTTGGAAGGAAATGTAAGCAGGATCTGGAGGAACGAAGAGGGTTATCTTGTGACGCAGCTGAAAAGATCCGAAGGGAGCAAAACCGAAGGCTGCGGTAGCCATCCGATTTCAGAAGTATGAGATCGTTATTACATGCAAGAACTTGGGCGAAGTTACTTCTAAGGTAGAAACTTGCACGAGGGATTCATTGTAAGTTTCAGAGGGGCGTATGAAATCACACATACGGGGGCCCACTAGCTATCAGCAGAAGCAGCGCGTAGACCTCCCACGAATCGGAGGTGCAACTGGCTATATTAAGCGAATCCTATAAAGACTCTAACAATCATGCATAGATAACTGATTATGTAGGTAGGCCGACTTGGCGGGAATGCGTTgaccaagccatacaggaatgtattAGGCAGCCTACAAGTGGGCTCGTACAAGTAAAAAAGGCGGCAGATGCGTCTATAGTTTCTATGCTCCTCCAAAGCTCACGTTGGCTGAATTCGAGGATATGCTAGACAAATTGGTCTTAGACGCAAAAGACGGAgaccaaaagtcatcgccggtgacttcaatgcatgggccacagaatgcTTTCGTGCAGTTAGACGTCATATTTGTTAATACTTaccagaaaggggggtccgtttcggttgtggatctgacttttggATGTCCTTGACTAGCTCGCTATCTGTCCTGGAACGTCTGTAAACACTACTCCCAGAGGTTACCAGCCAATCGTTTTTGACCCAAAGAGCAAGTAAAGCGGTTGAAGACCTGCTAGTCCAAGAATGAGGTTGGTCTGGGAAAACAGTTAACATGCAAATACTCTTAGATATGTGGTTGGATTAGGACACTATGGAGTGTATCGCGATGGCATGTGACTCATCCCAACTGCTGCTGGAATTGTCTGATCTTCTAGTCGACGTGTAATCGGGCCCGACCAGCAGCTCAGAGAACGATGGATGGGGTTGACCAGTAGGTGAAGCAGCAATGGGTACAAGGAAGCTtgaagaaaccagaagctaACTGTGCTCCGAAGGAAGAAGGACTGCTTCAAACAAATCTGCGCTGAagcggatatagacccatggaGAAGAAGCTACAGGGTTGTAATGGGGAGATTCAAATGttccgatctcctactgaaaattgttTAAAGTTTATTTTCTCTAAAGAGCCCGAGTGGTTACAGTCGTCAGACGCCTTTAGATGTGGTGTGTAATACTCCCGGTAACAACgaaagaagtactggagatttgcggtaagCGGGGTACCGGGCTTCGATGGTATATCAAACCAAACCCTTAAGGGTGTTAAGTCGAGACTGATGGATGCGTTCTTTCCTGTTACATGCAAACGACAAAGGCTAGTGTTGATGCTTAAACCTGGTAAATTTCCTGATGAACAATCTTCCTACAGAACTATATGTTTATTGGACACTATGAGGAAATTTTCCCAGCTGTAGAGGGTGTGGGAGGCTTAGTAACCTATAATTTAGTTAACGTATGGCCAGATCAACGCCATCAAACTAGTCACTGGCTTAGCCGAAAAGGAAAGagtggcactagcaagtattgcgcAGCGATTTCTTTTGACGTGCAAAAAGCACTCAACTTGGCCAGTTGGAAACTTTAAGTTACTTAATTGCGCTTGTTTAGAGCTATTTAACAGGTAGAAAGCTCTGGTACGACATAGGTAATGGGCTGTGAGATTACATTGTTTTCGCGGGTGTTCCATAAGGCTGTGTgctgggaccgctattgtggaacatcatgatataatgatgtcctccacatcccagttgctagcgaggaCACAATAGTGGATTACGCGCATGATAAGACGGTGATTATTGTTTCAAAACATGTTCATCTGAAACGATTAGCGCTATAAAGAAGCGGCTGAAAGATACAGGTCTTGCACTTGCGGAGGACGAAACAGAGATGCTGATAATCACGAAGCGGCGTCAGGAAATCACTGCtcgtatcagaatggggaaacatatcatcatttcaaaaCCATCAATCAAATAACTTGGAGTGATGACAGATGCgaagctgaatttcaagcagcatttaCAACATGTTTGCACCAAAGCGTATTATGTTCGCATGTCTCAGAGGGTCGGTAAACTCACAGATTAActcccagcatcaaggtgtggacgcatgatctcacgcagtttcttaTGGGAAATGATGGATATCGTAAATATCGCTATAGGTTTAAAGTGGGTAGCTAAACTATAATAGATATCTCAGGTGCGACGTACCGGAGGGGACAATGGAGAGAATTAATAGGATAACAGGTCGTTGTTTCAAAAAGCCGTCTTGCTCTTTTGCTATTAGGTGAACGAGGTGTACGGTCGACCAGTTGTTTTCATGAGGATTTTGGAGCCTGACAATAAAAGTGACACAGAGTGGTTCTTACAGTTAGACTCGGTTCGCTGATTTTGAAAATAGTGATAAGACGACCCTTTCCTGATGGAGCGGAAAGTAACATTCTttgagacttttgttgaaaactatGCACAGAAGGAAGGAGTTATTGCTTGTAGTTAACCAGGTAGATAGGAGGCCCATGGGGACCAGGTTCAATATTGATTGCTACTTTATTAATAAAGAACTCAAACAAGGAAAGAGTAAGGAGATTCACATTGAGAGTCTTTAACCAGAAGAGGAGGCATGGACGATGATCAGAGGTAATTGCCTGCGGAGTGGGTGTCTCAAAAGCATGTAAAATCATCGTGTGCTAGAACGGTCTTCATGGCCATAAAGTATTACTTATGTGGTTTTCTGGTCATTGATCATCACAAAAGAGCGAATGGATTTGAAATGAGCAAGATCAGTGGAATTATAGGCAGACGGAAACATCTTCCGTGAAGCAGCATAATTTTCATTCCTGGCTCGAAGCGAATCCCTATGACTCTGTGGAGATGTGCATAGAAGATAGCGGATTAATAGCAACACGGTAGTCTCAAAGAGAATGGACTGTGTATGAATGATtataatgaaattgatttgggcaaagactgtgatcttgtcagtccttatgtattcctcggaaacttgggttctaagcatgaaaaattgcgaactcttcgtcgcgttggagagaagaatcctccgaagaatttgtggcctctacatgaggatggacgatttcgtaccttacataaggacgaaagcgataccatgaccgtctggttgtggataaaatccggctcaacaggctgtggtgggcgggtcactgaatCCGTACGAATGAGGaagattcagcccggaaagtcaatgagagcaatatctatggttgaaaatgaagacgaggcaggatAGCTCTTTCGGGtatcaaattgatggacctcggcgcaaaaccgcctagaccggatgccggttgttgcgccattgatgatactGAGTTGGTGCTTTTTCATCATAGAGACCTTTATAATGTTAACTTTCCTGAATGAATTATGACATACATTTTCTTATGATAAATACGATAAATATTCAGTTATATAAGgtacttttcttttcattagGTGCGTTTAGAATCAATTAACTAAATGATAAGAAATATGAACTTTACGGTTGATTCGCTTTATGGAAATCGTCAAATGCAGTTATGCATCAAATATCTCAGAGCTCAAACCACATAGTGATTTGTAGTTTCTTGCTGGAAGTGGAATGGATGGAGCAATAAAAATCTTATTATGGTCTTCAATTTTGGTCATTGTTTGTAGTTCAATTAAAATTCCTGAACAGTTAAACTTCACAGTAGTGAAGGATGTAAAAAAATTAGGAGCTAATCTAACTCGACTAACTCCAGTGAGCACATTAAGTGAATACTCTGAGAGTTTCGGATTCCGCAATGAATTTATATATAGGGACGGAAAACGTATTACAGGTAATAGTCATAAGTTGAAGAAGATTACCGGGCTATGCTTTACTCAACGTTTCTGAAAATATTAACAGGGGACAGACTACTCGCAAAGGGTTCTAACACAATACACTTTTCGTCTCCTAATGGTGGTACAGTGGTTACACAATACCCTGATCCTTCAAGTAATCCCAATGAAGGGCCGATTATTGACCACTACGAACTCGTTGAAACTCATGCTGGTAACGTCAGTCACGTTTCCATCGGTTATGGAGGTACaggacaacgaaggatacaatTCATTTTTGAAATGAGAGCGGTAAAATTTTGCACTTTGCAGATCTTTATTTATGGTTATGATACGCTATACTCAAATTAGAAATTAGTACCGAGTTGTGTGGTTTTTGATgtcaaaaagtgaaatagaaTTTCAAATGAATTAAACAGCGTTGAGTAAACTGATTCCGCGATTTGTGTCCTGCTTTGTTGAATCATTGTTTGATGAGTAGTGGGGTCAACCAGGACAGACTGACgcagaatatagctccctgggatGCAACCTACCTCTTTCTTAGGGTGATGTATGGCTGGGAGCCAACCTATATCTCTTCGAGAGTGATATGTGGCTCCCCAGGAATCAAGCCCCTCGTCCACCAAGACTGTTAGTGGGTGGTGATAGCCCCACACTGTACGAGGTGGCCCTCCTATTAACAAAACACTAAGCCATTATTAGCGGACGCAAGAAAGTGGGAAGCAGTAGATAATAGCCCAAACGAGGGGAATGCTCATAAAAAACCAAAATCTGAACTCCGAGGGGAGGGGGTTAAAACAGAACTCAGCAGGCCCGCTATTAGCCATGCTAGTGCAAGGGTATTCGACTACCATACTAGCAAAAATATTTTCGGAACAattactcactcgtgaggagtagGAAATTAACAAAGACTTTGTCGTCTATCGGATATGCAACGGTGGGATTGCGAAGTTTGTATTCACCG is a window encoding:
- the LOC119646573 gene encoding uncharacterized protein LOC119646573; its protein translation is MDGAIKILLWSSILVIVCSSIKIPEQLNFTVVKDVKKLGANLTRLTPVSTLSEYSESFGFRNEFIYRDGKRITGDRLLAKGSNTIHFSSPNGGTVVTQYPDPSSNPNEGPIIDHYELVETHAGNVSHVSIGYGGTGQRRIQFIFEMRAVKFCTLQIFIYGYDTLYSN